In one window of Microtus pennsylvanicus isolate mMicPen1 chromosome 2, mMicPen1.hap1, whole genome shotgun sequence DNA:
- the Pck1 gene encoding phosphoenolpyruvate carboxykinase, cytosolic [GTP], whose protein sequence is MPPQLHNGLDFSAKVVQGSLDSLPKAVREFVEGNAQLCQPEHIHICDGSEEEYGRLLDHMQEEGVIRKLKKYDNCWLALTDPRDVARIESKTVIITQEQRDTVPIPKTGLSQLGRWMSEEDFEKAFNTRFPGCMKGRTMYVIPFSMGPLGSPLAKIGIELTDSPYVVASMRIMTRMGTSVLEALGDGEFIKCLHSVGCPLPLKKPLINNWACNPELTLIAHLPDRREIISFGSGYGGNSLLGKKCFALRIASRLAKEEGWLAEHMLILGVTNPEGKKKYLAAAFPSACGKTNLAMMNPTLPGWKVECVGDDIAWMKFDAQGNLRAINPENGFFGVAPGTSVKTNPNAIKTIQRNTIFTNVAETSDGGVYWEGIDEPLAPGVTITSWKNKEWKPQDNEPCAHPNSRFCTPAGQCPIIDPAWESPEGVPIEGIIFGGRRPAGVPLVYEALSWQHGVFVGAAMRSEATAAAEHKGKVIMHDPFAMRPFFGYNFGKYLTHWLSMAQRPAAKLPKIFHVNWFRKDKDGKFLWPGFGENSRVLEWMFNRIEGEDSAKLTPIGYIPKENALNLKGLGNVNMEELLGISKEFWEKEVEEISKYLEDQVNADLPYEIQRELQALKQRISQM, encoded by the exons ATGCCTCCTCAGCTGCATAACGGGCTGGACTTCTCTGCCAAGGTCGTCCAGGGCAGCCTCGACAGCTTGCCCAAGGCGGTGAGGGAGTTCGTGGAAGGCAATGCCCAGCTGTGCCAGCCGGAACATATCCACATCTGTGACGGCTCTGAGGAGGAGTATGGGCGCCTGCTGGACCACATGCAGGAGGAGGGTGTCATCCGCAAGCTGAAGAAATATGACAACTG TTGGCTGGCTCTGACTGACCCCAGGGATGTGGCCAGGATCGAAAGCAAGACGGTCATCAtcactcaggagcagagagacACTGTGCCCATCCCTAAAACTGGCCTCAGCCAGCTGGGCCGCTGGATGTCAGAAGAGGACTTTGAAAAGGCTTTCAACACCAGGTTCCCAGGGTGCATGAAAG gTCGCACCATGTATGTCATCCCATTTAGCATGGGACCACTGGGCTCGCCTCTGGCCAAAATTGGCATTGAGCTGACAGACTCGCCCTATGTGGTGGCCAGCATGCGGATCATGACACGGATGGGGACCTCCGTGCTGGAGGCCCTGGGCGATGGGGAGTTTATCAAGTGCCTCCACTCGGTGGGGTGCCCTCTTCCCTTAAAAA AGCCTTTGATCAATAACTGGGCCTGCAACCCCGAGCTGACCCTGATCGCCCACCTTCCGGACCGCAGAGAGATCATCTCCTTTGGAAGTGGATATGGCGGGAACTCGCTGCTTGGGAAGAAGTGCTTTGCGCTGCGGATAGCCAGCCGGCTGGCCAAGGAGGAAGGGTGGTTGGCGGAACACATGCTG ATCCTGGGCGTAACTAACCCTGAAGGCAAGAAGAAATATCTGGCAGCAGCCTTCCCTAGCGCCTGTGGGAAGACCAACTTGGCCATGATGAACCCCACCCTCCCCGGGTGGAAAGTCGAATGTGTGGGTGATGACATTGCCTGGATGAAGTTTGATGCCCAAG GCAACTTAAGGGCTATCAACCCAGAAAATGGTTTCTTTGGAGTTGCTCCTGGCACCTCAGTGAAGACGAATCCCAATGCGATTAAGACCATTCAGAGGAATACCATCTTCACCAATGTGGCTGAGACCAGCGACGGGGGAGTTTACTGGGAAGGGATCGATGAGCCGCTGGCCCCGGGTGTCACCATCACATCCTGGAAGAACAAGGAGTGGAAGCCACAGGACA atgaaccctgtgcccatcccaaCTCGCGATTCTGCACCCCAGCTGGCCAGTGCCCCATCATCGACCCTGCCTGGGAGTCTCCAGAAGGTGTACCCATTGAGGGCATCATTTTTGGTGGTCGTAGACCTGCAG GTGTCCCCCTTGTCTACGAAGCTCTCAGCTGGCAGCATGGGGTGTTTGTAGGAGCGGCCATGAGGTCAGAGGCCACGGCTGCTGCAGAACACAAGG GCAAGGTCATCATGCACGACCCCTTCGCTATGCGGCCCTTCTTTGGCTACAACTTCGGCAAATACCTAACTCACTGGCTGAGCATGGCCCAGCGCCCGGCAGCCAAGCTGCCCAAGATCTTCCACGTCAACTGGTTCCGGAAGGACAAAGACGGCAAGTTCCTCTGGCCGGGCTTTGGCGAGAACTCTCGGGTGCTGGAGTGGATGTTCAACAGGATTGAAGGGGAAGACAGTGCCAAGCTCACACCCATCGGCTACATTCCTAAGGAGAACGCCCTGAACCTGAAAGGCCTGGGGAACGTCAACATGGAGGAGCTGCTAGGGATCTCCAAGGAGTTctgggagaaggaggtggaggagatCAGCAAGTACCTGGAAGACCAAGTCAATGCTGATCTCCCCTACGAAATTCAGAGGGAACTCCAAGCCCTGAAACAAAGAATCAGCCAGATGTAG